A genomic stretch from Microtus pennsylvanicus isolate mMicPen1 chromosome 9, mMicPen1.hap1, whole genome shotgun sequence includes:
- the LOC142857032 gene encoding disintegrin and metalloproteinase domain-containing protein 26A-like — protein MVLQFCLWMLQFLPAWSPTVHAKYSRPPEVVIPVRVTDTGRHKSSLGWLSYGLRFGGERHVITMKRTKYFISRNFLLLTYTDQGDLRGEQPFVRTDCYYHGHVDGDPDSTVIINTCLGSLQGILEINGTAYEIMPKNLTSTFEHLIYKIDREDSELHSMRCGLTDEDIALQMKIQESKDSILMQSQYENWWTHHKYLEYFVVIDNQRYVYRANNVTTCMLETFEIVNGLNAYYLQIDISVIITTLQVWTQINEVNVTQGIGQVLSDFCNWKNRHFHNRIRHDLAHLLPRQGYGGTLGLAYVGTVCTRINCAVNSFWTDRLSDLSFIIAHEMGHNLGMNHDEKYCTCGLSNCIMAPAKSNSPRFSNCSYNQMYSTITRRNCLNNDPDIVVTINLTLCGNNVVEEGEQCDCGSLAACLHDPCCSEDCVFKPNAECAQGLCCKDCKFKPPGTVCRRSKNECDLPEWCNGNSAECPEDVYKKDGSPCKGDGYCYKMKCPKREEHCQRLFGKTARSANKNCYVKMNKQGDRFGNCGNDSSNYRRCDNADVLCGRIQCENVRQIPRRRIHETVHWTHFNNFNCWSIDYHFGMTLADSGAVTDGTGCGKDLICVNRKCIHKSYLLSNCSASRCNMKGVCNNKHHCHCDVNWEPPHCQLSGFGGSIDSGPPPRKRKSNIGMLILGLMIFFLVLFSLIFLIITKKYRHNFKEMLYSNTEPGNDDKSKNTKQMK, from the coding sequence ATGGTCCTTCAGTTCTGCCTGTGGATGCTGCAATTTCTTCCTGCATGGTCACCAACTGTACATGCTAAGTACAGTAGACCTCCTGAAGTAGTGATACCCGTGAGGGTCACTGATACTGGGAGACATAAGAGTTCTCTAGGGTGGCTGTCCTATGGCCTGCGCTTTGGAGGAGAGAGACACGTTATCACCATGAAACGCACGAAATACTTTATATCCAGAAACTTCTTACTGCTCACTTACACTGACCAAGGTGATCTCCGTGGAGAGCAGCCTTTTGTGCGGACTGACTGCTACTACCACGGCCATGTAGATGGAGACCCAGATTCTACCGTCATTATTAACACCTGTTTAGGGAGTTTGCAAGGCATACTAGAGATAAATGGCACAGCATATGAAATCATGCCAAAGAATCTGACTTCCACATTTGAACATCTCATATACAAAATAGACAGGGAGGACTCAGAATTACATTCTATGAGATGCGGGTTAACGGATGAAGACATAGCGCTACAAATGAAGATTCAAGAAAGCAAAGACTCCATACTTATGCAAAGCCAATATGAGAATTGGTGGACCCATCACAAGTATCTTGAATATTTTGTGGTGATAGATAATCAACGATATGTTTATAGAGCAAATAATGTCACAACCTGCATGCTAGAAACGTTTGAAATCGTCAACGGACTAAATGCTTATTATCTTCAAATAGATATTAGTGTGATTATAACTACACTGCAAGTTTGGACCCAAATAAACGAAGTCAATGTAACACAAGGTATAGGCCAAGTCCTAAGTGATTTCTGCAATTGGAAGAATAGACACTTTCACAATCGTATTAGGCATGATCTTGCACATCTTTTACCCAGGCAAGGTTATGGTGGAACTTTAGGGCTAGCTTATGTAGGTACAGTTTGCACAAGAATTAATTGTGCAGTTAACAGTTTTTGGACTGATAGATTATCAGACCTGTCATTTATTATAGCACATGAGATGGGTCATAATTTGGGTATGAATCATGATGAGAAATACTGTACATGTGGGTTATCAAATTGTATAATGGCCCCAGCAAAATCTAATTCCCCTAGGTTCAGCAACTGCAGTTATAATCAGATGTATTCCACGATTACCAGGAGAAATTGTTTGAATAATGATCCAGATATAGTCGTGACCATCAACCTCACCTTGTGTGGGAATAATGTGGTTGAGGAAGGAGAGCAGTGTGACTGTGGGTCCTTGGCAGCCTGTCTACATGATCCATGCtgtagtgaagactgtgtgttcaaaCCCAATGCTGAATGTGCTCAAGGGCTTTGCTGCAAAGACTGCAAGTTCAAACCACCAGGAACAGTGTGTAGAAGATCGAAAAATGAATGTGACCTTCCAGAGTGGTGCAATGGGAATTCCGCTGAGTGTCCAGAAGACGTATACAAGAAAGATGGGAGTCCTTGCAAAGGTGATGGTTATtgctataaaatgaaatgtccTAAACGTGAAGAACACTGTCAGAGGCTGTTTGGCAAAACAGCCAGGAGTGCAAATAAGAATTGCTACgtgaaaatgaacaaacaggGTGACCGTTTTGGTAACTGTGGTAACGATAGCTCTAACTACAGAAGATGCGATAATGCTGATGTACTCTGTGGACGAATTCAGTGTGAAAATGTAAGACAGATTCCACGTAGGAGAATCCATGAAACAGTGCATTGGACTCACTTCAATAACTTCAACTGCTGGAGTATAGACTATCATTTTGGAATGACATTAGCAGACAGTGGAGCAGTGACAGATGGCACAGGTTGTGGTAAAGATCTTATATgtgttaacaggaagtgcatccATAAGTCTTATTTGTTAAGTAACTGTTCAGCATCCCGATGCAATATGAAAGGAGTCTGTAACAATAAACATCACTGCCATTGTGACGTCAACTGGGAACCACCACACTGTCAACTAAGTGGCTTTGGAGGTAGTATAGACAGTGGACCACCTCCAAGGAAACGTAAGTCCAACATAGGTATGCTCATACTAGgtttaatgattttctttttggttttattttcattgattttcctAATTATAACAAAGAAATATCGCCATAACTTCAAGGAAATGTTATACTCAAATACTGAACCTGGCAATGATGACAAAAGCAAAAATACCAAGCAaatgaaataa
- the LOC142857034 gene encoding LOW QUALITY PROTEIN: disintegrin and metalloproteinase domain-containing protein 26A-like (The sequence of the model RefSeq protein was modified relative to this genomic sequence to represent the inferred CDS: inserted 2 bases in 1 codon; deleted 1 base in 1 codon) — MGITASGDLLLTTSACTQTKCKLKGQRHPLSVGEAVVHERIMVLQHCLWILLLLSTWFPLAHATPEVVIPLRVTGTTRHDISPDWLSYSLRFGGRRHIITMKHTKYLMSRNFLLVTYSDKGNLLVEQPFVRSDCYYHGHVDGDPDSTVIINTCLGSLQGLLEINGTAYEIMPKNLTSTFEHLIYKIDREDSELFSRRCGLTEEEIARQMKIQESKDSILMQSQYENWWTHHKYFEYYVVIDNQQYVYRANNVTTCTREMLQIVSGINGYYLQIDIHVVLTTLEVWAQTNKISVTRSIDDVLTNFCDWKKKNVDNHFTNDIAHLFARQNYGGTLGLAYVGTVCTSYNCAVNSFMFDTTTDMAFIIAHEMGHNLGMDHDEKYCTCGLSNCIMAPAKSNSPKFSNCSYQQMYSTITRRNCXYNDPDIVVTINLTLCGNNVVEEGEQCDCGSLAACLHDPCCSEDCVFKPNAECAQGLCCKDCKFKPPGTVCRRPKNECDLPEWCNGNSAECPEDVYKKDGSPCKGDGYCYKMKCPKREEHCQRLFGKTARSANKNCYVKMNKQGDRFGNCGNDSSNYRRCDNADVLCGRIQCENVRQIPRRRIHETVHWTHFNNFNCWSIDYHFGMTLADSGAVTDGTGCGKDLICVNRKCIHKSYLLSNCSASRCNMKGVCNNKHHCHCDVDWKPPDCQLSGFGGSIDSGPPPRIYPKKSKSCWSVGSTLPEDIPQRANAAHNQTN, encoded by the exons ATGGGCATCACAGCATCTGGTG ACCTACTATTAACGACAAGTGCATGCACCCAGACAAAGTGCAAACTAAAAGGGCAAAGACATCCGCTGTCTGTGGGTGAGGCCGTGGTCCATGAGAGGATCATGGTCCTTCAGCACTGCCTGTGGATTTTGCTCTTACTTTCCACATGGTTCCCA CTTGCACATGCTACTCCAGAAGTAGTGATACCCTTGAGGGTTACTGGCACTACTAGACATGATATTTCCCCAGATTGGCTATCCTATAGCCTGCGCTTTGGTGGAAGGAGACATATTATCACCATGAAACACACGAAATATCTTATGTCCAGAAACTTCCTACTGGTCACCTACAGTGACAAAGGTAACCTCCTTGTAGAACAACCTTTTGTGAGAAGTGACTGCTACTACCACGGCCATGTAGATGGAGACCCAGATTCCACCGTCATTATTAACACCTGTTTAGGGAGTTTGCAAGGCTTACTAGAGATAAATGGCACAGCTTATGAAATCATGCCAAAGAACCTGACTTCCACATTTGAACATCTCATATACAAAATAGACAGGGAGGACTCAGAATTATTTTCTAGAAGATGCGGGTTAACAGAAGAGGAAATAGCTCGACAAATGAAGATTCAAGAAAGCAAAGACTCCATACTTATGCAAAGCCAATATGAGAATTGGTGGACCCATCACAAGTATTTTGAATATTATGTGGTAATAGATAATCAACAATATGTTTATAGAGCAAATAATGTCACAACCTGTACGCGAGAAATGTTGCAAATTGTCAGCGGAATAAATGGATATTATCTTCAGATAGATATTCATGTGGTTTTAACAACACTGGAAGTTTgggcccaaacaaacaaaatcagtgtAACAAGATCCATAGATGATGTCCTAACTAATTTCTgtgactggaaaaaaaagaatgttgacaATCACTTTACAAATGATATTGCACATCTTTTTGCCAGGCAAAATTATGGTGGAACTTTAGGGCTAGCTTATGTAGGTACGGTTTGCACATCATATAATTGTGCAGTTAACAGTTTCATGTTTGACACAACAACAGACATGGCATTCATCATAGCACATGAGATGGGTCATAATTTGGGTATGGATCATGACGAGAAATACTGTACATGTGGGTTATCAAATTGTATAATGGCCCCAGCAAAATCTAATTCCCCTAAGTTCAGCAACTGCAGTTATCAGCAGATGTATTCCACGATTACCAGGAGAAATTG TTATAATGATCCAGATATAGTCGTGACCATCAACCTCACCTTGTGTGGGAATAATGTGGTTGAGGAAGGAGAGCAGTGTGACTGTGGGTCCTTGGCAGCCTGTCTACATGATCCATGCtgtagtgaagactgtgtgttcaaaCCAAATGCTGAATGTGCTCAAGGGCTTTGCTGCAAAGACTGCAAGTTCAAACCACCAGGAACAGTGTGTAGAAGACCAAAAAATGAATGTGACCTTCCAGAGTGGTGCAATGGGAATTCCGCTGAGTGTCCAGAAGACGTATACAAGAAAGATGGGAGCCCTTGCAAAGGTGATGGTTATtgctataaaatgaaatgtccTAAACGTGAAGAACACTGTCAGAGGCTGTTTGGCAAAACAGCCAGGAGTGCAAATAAGAATTGCTACgtgaaaatgaacaaacaggGTGACCGTTTTGGTAACTGTGGTAACGATAGCTCTAACTACAGAAGATGCGATAATGCTGATGTACTCTGTGGACGAATTCAGTGTGAAAATGTAAGACAGATTCCACGTAGGAGAATCCATGAAACAGTGCATTGGACTCACTTCAATAACTTCAACTGCTGGAGTATAGACTATCATTTTGGAATGACATTAGCAGACAGTGGAGCAGTGACAGATGGCACAGGTTGTGGTAAAGATCTTATATgtgttaacaggaagtgcatccATAAATCTTATTTGTTAAGTAACTGTTCAGCATCCCGATGCAATATGAAAGGAGTCTGTAACAATAAACATCACTGCCATTGTGATGTCGACTGGAAGCCACCAGACTGTCAACTAAGTGGCTTTGGAGGTAGTATAGACAGTGGACCACCTCCAAGAATATATCCTAAGAAGTCCAAG tcCTGCTGGTCTGTTGGATCAACTCTGCCAGAAGACATACCACAAAGGGCCAATGCTGCACACAACCAGACCAACTGA